From the bacterium genome, the window AGTCCCGGCCGCCTCCCGCATAGCCGCGGCGTCGCGTCTTTCGTAAGCTTCGTTCAGGTCGCGGACGCGCCGCCAAACCAGACTTTCTGCGTTGACCGGCCGCCACCCCGCCACGTCGGAACCCGGGATGACGAGCAAACCGGACCACGATAACCAGTGCAACGCCGTAGCCCTACCAACGATGTCCGTAATCGCTCGTTCGGCGTCGCCGCCGCCGAAGGATTCCGGGTTACGTACGATGCCCGGCATGACGTCGCCCTCGAACTCCCTCAAGGACAGCCACCTATCGTCCGCAACGCCGGGTACGTCGCCCCCCTCCACGAATATCAGGCGGCCGTCTCGACGGTACTCCGGGTCCAGTATCGCGAGCCAAACCGCCGCGTCCGGGTCGTCGCCGAGGTCCCCTTCCCCGACGCGGCCCCGCCCTTTAAGGAGCCTATAGCGTCCGCGCACGAACGTGCGCCAGGACATGGGCCTGTCGACCTTAACCGCTACACCCTCGAAAATCCCGCTTAAATCCGCCCCCTTTACGAACTCCAGCCGGCCTGGAAAATCCTTTCCCGCGTCCTCGGCCGATGCGGCCGCGACCGACACCGCGATTACGAAAGCCCATATTACGTTAACCCGCATCGTTTTATACGTTTTCTTTCACGCCGGCTACCCAAGCGTCGAAGGCCGGCCTGAGCACGCCGGCGCCCTTGCTCGAGCGCGCGGCCAGGTACACGCGGCCGCCCCGCACGTACGCCACTAACTCGTCGTACCGCAACAGCGCCGCCGCTACGACGCCGGCCGAAAAGAGCAAACAAGCCGCATAGAAAAAGGCGAGGCCCCGTTCGCGGGCAACCGTCAAAGCGGTAACGGGCGCGGTCCTACTCCCCAGAAATCTAAATATTCTATCGCCGTCGTCCGTACGGACGGTAACGCCGGCGCCGAATGGGAATTTTATTCGCTCCTCGGCGCCGCCGCGCCGTTCGATTACGCCTTCCAAAGCGCGTTGGCTAAGGTCGCTGCCTTCCCCTCCCGCCATTACCACTCTCATCGTTTCGCCGGCGACCGCGACGTACGAACCGGACGCTAAAATGTGTTCTCGCCGCGCCGCGCGCCAAGGGCCGTCGTCGCCGCTGTAATCGACCCGGACCGATTTCGCGGTGAAGTCGGGAACGTCGGCTCGAATAAACGACCGCTCCGGGTACAATTTAAATAAAACTCCTTTAGCCTTCTCCCCCTCAACGTTCTCGATTTCGACGAACGCCACCGGGTTATAGTCAGCGCCGTCGTCGCCGACGCCGGCCTCGGACGCGTAAAAACGCTCGAAGTACTCGACATAGCGCAGCGTCAGGCCGGTAGTACCCAGCGCGCCGGTTTCGCCCGGGACCATAGTCACGTCGCCGCTTTCGGTCCCTACTTCCCAAGAAAATTTAGCGCCGCCGTAGTCGTCGGCCGCAGCGCCTTTCTTAAGGACGAGCTCCTCGAGTATAAGGCCCTTCGCGTCGGCCGACGCTTTATCGGATTGGTATATCGCCAGGCCGTGATAACGAAGCGGCTTGTTAAGCTCGAGCTCTCCCGCGGCAACCTCGTCGCCGTTACGTAATAAATTTATTTTCGTTTGGTACGATAGAACTTTGCCGGTATTCGCGTCCGCGGCTACGTCGACGGCGTCGGCCTTTATCTCGAAACCCTCGCCGTACGTACGGGGTAGCGCCAACCGCTGTCCCTCGAAAACGAAAATTTCGTCCCGGCGGCCGAATACCCCCAGTAAAACTCCCAACAAAGCGGACAACAGGCCGACGTGAATTAAAAG encodes:
- a CDS encoding cytochrome c biogenesis protein ResB → MVPPVLIPQSALRKIFTFLSSRRLAVFLTLALGVVALVGALVPQNRPPEYYEAHYKEWAYNVLNTIGLTDVFKSWYFIGILIFIAVSLAVCTGRRVSAAFAAFKVRPPRLPFDEGTFCQTEIGPETAFKPVIAALRRLPFDSFEGEGIFYGRRGRRALIGALLIHVGLLSALLGVLLGVFGRRDEIFVFEGQRLALPRTYGEGFEIKADAVDVAADANTGKVLSYQTKINLLRNGDEVAAGELELNKPLRYHGLAIYQSDKASADAKGLILEELVLKKGAAADDYGGAKFSWEVGTESGDVTMVPGETGALGTTGLTLRYVEYFERFYASEAGVGDDGADYNPVAFVEIENVEGEKAKGVLFKLYPERSFIRADVPDFTAKSVRVDYSGDDGPWRAARREHILASGSYVAVAGETMRVVMAGGEGSDLSQRALEGVIERRGGAEERIKFPFGAGVTVRTDDGDRIFRFLGSRTAPVTALTVARERGLAFFYAACLLFSAGVVAAALLRYDELVAYVRGGRVYLAARSSKGAGVLRPAFDAWVAGVKENV